CCGACGTGACACTTTACAGCTTACAAAAAGCCGCCCAACCCGAAGAACTGGCACAACTGGGTGCAGGCGATCGCCTCCAAGATTTAAACCCACAGTTACAAGATTTTGGCGATACGGCAGCGGCGATCGCGCAACTCGATTTAGTCATCACGGTAGACACGGCAGTTGCCCACCTAGCCGGAGCTTTAGGCAAACCTGTATGGGTGTTACTTTCATTTGCTCCCGATTGGCGCTGGATGCTAGAGCGAGAAGACACCCCTTGGTACCCCACCATGCGGTTGTTTCGCCAAACCGAATTTGGCGATTGGGCAGGCGTATTTGCGCGCGTGGTAGCAACACTACGAGAGGCACTTCATGAGAGAAAAGCTGGAATGCAGTTTAACTCCTTGCACTACCCCCCCAATCCCCCAATTCATAGCCCTACCGGACATTCCACAAAGGGAGAGGTTAAGAAGCTAGTTCCCCCCAGTATTGGGGGGTTAGGGGGGCCAAATGCAGAGAATTTAACTGAGTTGTCGAAACCAAGTGAATATGGGGCGGCACTCCTAAAAACAGCCATTCAACACCACCAAGCGGGTCGTTTGGCCGAATCAGAGGCACTGTATCAGCAAATCCTAGAAGCGCAACCCGATCAAGCCGAAGTTTGGCAGTTACGGGGGGCACTAGCTGCCTCGGCAAAACACACTACTGAGGCGATCGCCTACTATCAACAAGCATTGGCACTCAAACCCGACTTTCCAGAAGCTCATAGCAACTTGGGCGTGGCCCTCAGCCAAATCGGGCAGATTGAAGCGGCGATCGCACACTATCAACAAGCGATCGCGCTCAACCCTGGAGCGGCTGAGTTGCACCACAACTTGGGGGTCGCGTTGAAAGAGCAAGGTCAGGTGGAAGCAGCGATCGCCCACTACCAACAGGCGATCGCGCTGAACCCCCATTTCGCCATGACTCATAACAACCTAGGGGGCATTTGGGAGGAACAAGGTCGCTATGCCGAAGCTCTAGATTGCTACAAACAAGCGCTAAGTGTTAATCCTGAGCATGTGGATGCGCACTTCGGCAAAGCAGTCACTCTGCTACGCATTGGAGATTTGAAGCGAGGCTTTGAGGAATATGAGTGGCGCTGGCGACGGCCAGACATGAAGCCGCAAGCCTTCAAACCACCGATTTGGGATGGTTCCGAATTACAGGGAAAAACCATTCTGATTCATACAGAACAGGGGTTTGGGGATACTATTCAGTTCATTCGTTATGTGGCTCTAGTCGCTCAAAAAGGGGGTCGCATCATTGTGGCTTGCCAGCCAGAGTTGGCAGGGTTGATTCGGCCCATGCCCCAGATTGAGCAGCTAATCGTCGAGGGTCAGGCTATCCCTGCGTTTGAAGTTCATGCACCGCTGTTAAGCTTGCCAAGAATTTTAGGCACGAGACTAGAAAACATTCCTGCCCAAGTGCCTTACTTACAGCCTCCAGCCTCTAGCCTCACGTTAGTTGCCCCGCCGGAAACTCAATTAAAAGTGGGCCTCGTTTGGTCGGGCAATCCCAGCCATCTCCACAATCACCTACGCTCTTGTCCCCTTGAGCACTTTTTACCGCTGTTAGAACTGCCCGGATTGGCATTCTACAGTTTGCAAAAAGGCCCACAAATTGCTGACTTAGCCCAATTACCTGACTCAACTTCGATTCAAGATTTGAGTTCGCAGTTACAAGATTTTGGGGATACCGCCGCCGCGATCGCCCAACTTGACCTAGTCATTGCGATCGATACGTCTGTAGCCCACTTAGCTGGAGCATTAGGAAAGCCAGTCTGGTTACTACTCGACACCACCCCCGATTGGCGCTGGCTCACTGAGCAAGAAGATAGCCCTTGGTACCCCACAATGCGGCTATTTCGGCAAACCTCGTCAGGAAATTGGGCAGAGGTAATCGAGCGTGTGGGTCAAGCACTGCGGGGATTATTAGCGAGTCGTCTACCCACGCCCCTGAGCGATCCTGAAGGCGCGATCGCCACCGCCATGCAACGACACCAAGCTAACCAGTTAGAGGCAGCCACCGCCATCTATTTTCAGGTGTTGCAGCAAGACCCCAACCAACTTGATGCCTTGCATTTACTAGGAGTCCTCGCTCACCAGAAACGCCAATTTGACCAAGCGATCGCCTATTACGAACGAGTCTTGGCGATCGCTCCTTACTTTGCCGAAGCCCATGCCAATTTCAGCGCCACGCTCCGAGAACAAGGTCACTTCACTGAGGCGATCGCCCACTGTCAACAGGCTTTAGCACTTAACCCCAACTTTAGTAATGCCCATATCAGTTTGGGTTTAATTTACCGTCAGCAAGGTCAGGTAGAGCAGGCGATCGCAGCTTATAACCACGCCTTAGAAGCCAATCCTGACGATATTGAAACTCACTGGAATCGGGCTTTAGCTTGGCTCCTGGCAGGCGATTTCCAGCAGGGATTTGCCGAGTACGAATGGCGCTGGCGACGACCCCACCGACGGCCTCGACCTTTTGCTCAACCGCTGTGGGATGGCTCCGACTTACAAGGGCAAACCATTTTGCTGCACGCTGAGCAAGGCTTTGGCGACACAATTCAATTCATCCGATATGCCGCTTTGGTAGCCAAGCGAGGCGGACGGGTGATTGTAGAATGCCAAGCCCCCCTGCTACGACTTTTATCTAAGGTGGCTGGCATCGATCAACTCGTGGCGCAAGAAACTCCGCTGCCCGCCTTTGATCTACACACACCTTTGCTGAGCTTGCCACGCTTGTTTGGCACCACGGTAGACACTGTGCCTGATTCAGTCCCCTATCTTTTCCCGCCAGCTCAGTCCACCGTAAAACTCACCGCTCCTGCGGGCCATTTGAAAGTCGGCTTGGTTTGGTCAGGTAGCCGTACCAATCAAAACAACCATCACCGCTCTTGTGCGCCTCACTATTTTCAACCGTTGCTGAAACTTCCAAGCATCAGCTTCTACAGTTTGCAGAAAGATGCCCTAGCCGCAGAACTTGCCCAACTCAGCAGTGACGGTGCAACCGTAGAAGATTTGAGTGTGCAGTTACAGGATTTTGCGGATACTGCCGCCGCGATCGCTCAACTTGATTTAGTGATTACAGTAGATACTTCTGTGGCTCATTTAGCAGGCGCGATGGGCAAGCCTGTGTGGGTACTGCTCACCTTCGCCCCCGATTGGCGCTGGATGCTAGCGCGATCAGATAGCCCCTGGTATCCGACGATGCGGCTATTTCGTCAACAGCAATTAGGTGACTGGGCCAACGTGATTGCCCGTGTCCACAAGACCTTACAAACATTAGTAGACACCTCATCATCCCAGTTCATTCCTTCTACTCCTGACCTGCCGCCCCCAGATTCATTCATGACTCCATCTATCCCTGCCGCCTCTACCCCTCCGCCAGTTGCCAGGATGAATACGATTAAACCGATTGGGATTGGCTGGCAACTGAGCTTAATGACTGGCTGGGGCGTCTATGGCATCAACTTCACTCTCCAGTTGCAGCAGCATCCCAACTTCGCGCCCATGTTGCTGACTCCCGCCTCCGTCACCTCAGAACTCCTGAATCCACTGCACCAAGTTCTGTTGCGTCCTGCGATCGCCCAACAGCAAAATTTGCAGAATCTACTAGCTAATTACCCAGATAAACAAGTTTCCTTAGATATCCCGATCTTTCACGCGCTAGGGAAAGATTTTGACTCCAAGCTGTTGTCACGAGTTTCAGGCCAGCGCAATTTTGGGGTGGTGTTTTTTGAAGATACAGCCTTAAAACCAGCAGCCATTGCAAAAGCTAAAACCTATGACGCGATCGTGGCAGGCTCAACCTGGAACGCCCAAGTCTTGCAGAGCTACGGCTTAGCGAATGTCTACACCGCCCCTCAAGGCATTGACCCCACAATTTTTCATCCTGCGCCTAGAGCCAATCTGTTTCGCGATCGCTTTGTAATTTTTTCGGGAGGCAAACTAGAGTACCGTAAAGGCCAAGATATTGTAATTGCGGCTTTTAAGGTATTTCGCGATCGCCACCCAGAGGCGTTGCTACTTACCGCTTGGCACAACTTTTGGCCCCAATTCATGCTGGGTCTAGATCAAGCAAACCATGTGCAAGGCTTACCCGCCATTTATACAGATGGCCGCTTGCGAGTGGTGGAATGGCTAGCCGCAAACGGTATCCCTGCTGATGCCTGTGTTGATGTTGGCCCGATTCCCAATCATATGGTCGGGCAAATTATCCGCGAAGCTCATGTCGCTGTATTTCCCAACCGAGCGGAAGGTGGCACCAACTTAGTAGCAATGGAAAGTATGGCTTGCGGCCTACCCACGATTCTTTCCGCCAATACAGGCCACTTAGACTTAGTTGGGAGCGATCGCTGTTACGTCCTCACCCACCAGAAACCTGCCAAACCCATTCCTATCTTCCAAGGCGTGGAAGGCTGGGGCGAATCAGATGTAGAAGAGATCGTCGAAGCTTTAGAACAGGTCTACACCGACTACCAAACCGCTCAAGCCAAAGGCCAAGCCGCCGCCCGCTTCATGCAAGATTGGACCTGGGAAAAACAAGTGCAACGCTGTCTCACAGGTTTGCATTTGTAAGTAGAAGAAGTTACGTATGGGCGATCGCTGGCTCTGCAAATATCGTCCTCAATTTCTAACAACCACTGGTAGCGGTCTACATCTCGCAAAGATTGATGGGACAGCATTTTGAGGATGTTGGCATGAGAATGGCGGCAACCACGCCTGTCATTCTATTGAAATTGCTTTTGGGATTTACTTTGCCGAGCTGATATCTCACAGCAGCGGATTATCCACACTTGATAGTACTAAGTACGTAATTTTCCCCAAGTAAACACTAGTATAAATTTTTCAATTTTTTTTCTGAAATTCATTTCAGGATTTTTTCCTTAAGCAAAAATAGATGCAACGGCAGTAGCTATGTATCTATTTTTACCTGGAGTTTGGTATGGCAGTAAATTTATTTGATGTCAATTTCTATCGTGCTGCTAATCCAGATTTAGCGAGTCTTACAGACGCGCAAGCTTGGCAGCACTTTCAAGCTAATGGTCTTAATGAGGGACGAAAATTCTCACCATTTGTCAGCCTTGAAGTCTATCGTACTAATAATCCTGATTTGAAAGCAGCAGGGTTAATTAGCAATCAGCAACTGTATGACCACTTGAGAACTAATGGTGTCGCTGAGGGACGCCAATTTTCACCATTTGTTGATATTAATTATTATTTGGCTGTCAATCCTGACGTCAATCAAGCTTTTTCGGGTAATAAAGAACAAGCTTTTAATCATTTACGAACTAATGGTGTCGCTGAGGGACGCCAATTTTCACCATTTGTTGATATTAATTATTATTTGGCTGTCAATCCTGACGTCAATCAAGCTTATGGTGGCAATCGAGTTTTAGCACTACAACACCTAGAGCTTGTTGGTCTTAAGGAAGGACGGAAATTTATTTCAACTTTTAACACAAACTTCTATAAGACTGTTCATCCAGATTTGGCAGCCGCTGGCCTTAGTAATCAGCAGTTGCTGACACATTTTCAATCTAATGGACTCAGAGAGGGACTGG
The sequence above is a segment of the Trichocoleus desertorum ATA4-8-CV12 genome. Coding sequences within it:
- a CDS encoding tetratricopeptide repeat protein, encoding MATIREALVSAVQHHEAGQLQQAEQLYRLILQQQADYFPALHGLGLIAYQSGHIAEAIAYYRRAIALKPNVADIYNNLGLALVTNGEYAAAVAIYQKAIALRSAYPEAYNNLGHALRHQGKVAEAIAAYDRAIVLKPEFVSPHWNRSLALLLGGELGQGFAEYEWRWRREGKQLRPFPQPLWNGSDLAGRRILLYAEQGFGDTIQFIRYATWVAERGGQVVVECQAPLVRLVQTVAGVQAVVAQGEALPAFDVQIPLMSLPRLHGTTLETVPTQVPYLQVPRSPAAITDPPGTQLKVGFVWSGNPENRNNHNRSCTASDFRVLLDIPDVTLYSLQKAAQPEELAQLGAGDRLQDLNPQLQDFGDTAAAIAQLDLVITVDTAVAHLAGALGKPVWVLLSFAPDWRWMLEREDTPWYPTMRLFRQTEFGDWAGVFARVVATLREALHERKAGMQFNSLHYPPNPPIHSPTGHSTKGEVKKLVPPSIGGLGGPNAENLTELSKPSEYGAALLKTAIQHHQAGRLAESEALYQQILEAQPDQAEVWQLRGALAASAKHTTEAIAYYQQALALKPDFPEAHSNLGVALSQIGQIEAAIAHYQQAIALNPGAAELHHNLGVALKEQGQVEAAIAHYQQAIALNPHFAMTHNNLGGIWEEQGRYAEALDCYKQALSVNPEHVDAHFGKAVTLLRIGDLKRGFEEYEWRWRRPDMKPQAFKPPIWDGSELQGKTILIHTEQGFGDTIQFIRYVALVAQKGGRIIVACQPELAGLIRPMPQIEQLIVEGQAIPAFEVHAPLLSLPRILGTRLENIPAQVPYLQPPASSLTLVAPPETQLKVGLVWSGNPSHLHNHLRSCPLEHFLPLLELPGLAFYSLQKGPQIADLAQLPDSTSIQDLSSQLQDFGDTAAAIAQLDLVIAIDTSVAHLAGALGKPVWLLLDTTPDWRWLTEQEDSPWYPTMRLFRQTSSGNWAEVIERVGQALRGLLASRLPTPLSDPEGAIATAMQRHQANQLEAATAIYFQVLQQDPNQLDALHLLGVLAHQKRQFDQAIAYYERVLAIAPYFAEAHANFSATLREQGHFTEAIAHCQQALALNPNFSNAHISLGLIYRQQGQVEQAIAAYNHALEANPDDIETHWNRALAWLLAGDFQQGFAEYEWRWRRPHRRPRPFAQPLWDGSDLQGQTILLHAEQGFGDTIQFIRYAALVAKRGGRVIVECQAPLLRLLSKVAGIDQLVAQETPLPAFDLHTPLLSLPRLFGTTVDTVPDSVPYLFPPAQSTVKLTAPAGHLKVGLVWSGSRTNQNNHHRSCAPHYFQPLLKLPSISFYSLQKDALAAELAQLSSDGATVEDLSVQLQDFADTAAAIAQLDLVITVDTSVAHLAGAMGKPVWVLLTFAPDWRWMLARSDSPWYPTMRLFRQQQLGDWANVIARVHKTLQTLVDTSSSQFIPSTPDLPPPDSFMTPSIPAASTPPPVARMNTIKPIGIGWQLSLMTGWGVYGINFTLQLQQHPNFAPMLLTPASVTSELLNPLHQVLLRPAIAQQQNLQNLLANYPDKQVSLDIPIFHALGKDFDSKLLSRVSGQRNFGVVFFEDTALKPAAIAKAKTYDAIVAGSTWNAQVLQSYGLANVYTAPQGIDPTIFHPAPRANLFRDRFVIFSGGKLEYRKGQDIVIAAFKVFRDRHPEALLLTAWHNFWPQFMLGLDQANHVQGLPAIYTDGRLRVVEWLAANGIPADACVDVGPIPNHMVGQIIREAHVAVFPNRAEGGTNLVAMESMACGLPTILSANTGHLDLVGSDRCYVLTHQKPAKPIPIFQGVEGWGESDVEEIVEALEQVYTDYQTAQAKGQAAARFMQDWTWEKQVQRCLTGLHL